The following coding sequences are from one Triticum aestivum cultivar Chinese Spring chromosome 5A, IWGSC CS RefSeq v2.1, whole genome shotgun sequence window:
- the LOC123105359 gene encoding YTH domain-containing protein ECT1, whose protein sequence is MAAAAAAAADQATNLLQKLSLDAKTEAIDAPAAKEKASGGLGGKLNGVAATRNPRASEQWANPQDYSDASMYYGAYPAAYYCAGWGDYSMYLNQDGVETPTAGAYGDMYCYPQYGHDGQMYGSQQYQYPSSYHQPQNTASKPQYKSKTDKLAPSKDISSTVADPLHAVASAPKATANSVDEVKGLKKTSTPLNPSGNNGSYLNQSSRPAYPWYGGQIYQGKQQKPSSGNPTSTDSNPKSKVQSKNQNTQPLPPLMSLPNSPVASMYATNGMYNSNAYGGFWYGSQFYGPGMYGGWNNLSDGKYKPRGRTAYGSYGFPNENLDGLNELKRGPRSGLYNNQQGFGPAAVTAVKAQDVSATDGSNAVVQDQYNGSDLADTYENAKCFIIKSYSEDDVHKSIKYNVWASTPNGNKKLDSAYLEAKSVNSPVFLLFSVNTSGQFVGLAEMVGQVDFDKTVEHWQQDKWTGCFPVKWHIVKDIPNNLLKHIILEYNENKPVTNSRDTQEVKLEQGLQVLKIFKDHVSKTSILDDFSFYDNREKIMQERKSQRQQQLKKITSPKLLPTVDNTENDSGNAQESQKPEVTGENKSVVEDNVEAAAVSGVAPKDANPTAASLAVANGC, encoded by the exons atggcagccgcagccgcagccgccgccgacc AGGCTACGAATTTGCTGCAGAAGCTATCCCTTGATGCCAAGACTGAAGCCATCGACGCCCCGGCGGCGAAGGAGAAG GCGTCCGGAGGGCTGGGCGGCAAGCTGAATGGTGTGGCGGCCACACGGAACCCACGGGCGTCCGAGCAGTGGGCAAATCCACAGGATTACAGCGATGCAAGCATGTATTATGGCGCCTACCCTGCTGCTTACTATTGCGCAG GTTGGGGTGATTATTCCATGTACTTGAATCAGGATGGAGTGGAAACACCTACCGCT GGTGCCTATGGTGACATGTACTGCTATCCTCAATATGGGCATGATGGTCAGATGTATGGGTCACAGCAATATCAGTACCCATCATCATACCACCAGCCCCAGAATACTGCCAGTAAGCCACAATACAAGTCTAAAACTGACAAGCTAGCCCCATCAAAGGATATTTCCTCTACTGTTGCTGATCCGCTGCATGCCGTAGCCAGTGCTCCCAAAGCCACTGCAAACAGTGTTGATGAGGTAAAAGGTCTGAAGAAGACATCCACACCACTGAACCCAAGTGGGAACAATGGTAGTTACCTGAACCAAAGTAGCAGACCAGCTTATCCATGGTACGGTGGCCAAATCTACCAGGGAAAACAGCAGAAGCCTTCTAGTGGCAATCCTACTTCAACTGATTCAAATCCTAAAAGCAAGGTTCAGTCGAAGAATCAGAATACTCAACCTCTTCCTCCTCTGATG AGTTTACCTAACTCACCGGTGGCTTCAATGTATGCTACTAATGGAATGTACAACAGCAATGCCTATGGTGGCTTTTGGTATGGATCCCAGTTTTATGGGCCAGGAATGTATGGTGGGTGGAATAATCTGTCGGATGGAAAATACAAGCCCCGAGGGAGGACAGCGTATGGATCGTATGGATTTCCCAATGAAAACTTGGATGGTTTGAATGAGTTGAAGAGAGGACCACGGAGTGGACTCTATAATAACCAACAGGGCTTTGGACCTGCTGCTGTGACAGCTGTCAAAGCACAGGATGTTTCTGCTACTGATGGCTCTAATGCAGTTGTGCAGGATCAGTACAACGGGTCTGACTTAGCTGAcacttatgaaaatgccaaatgcTTTATTATTAAGTCGTACAGCGAGGATGATGTTCACAAGAGCATCAAGTACAATGTTTGGGCTAGCACACCTAATGGAAATAAAAAGCTTGACAGTGCTTATCTGGAAGCTAAATCTGTCAATTCTCCTGTATTCCTTCTCTTCTCT GTTAACACCAGTGGGCAGTTTGTTGGTCTCGCCGAGATGGTTGGCCAGGTTGATTTTGACAAGACGGTGGAACACTGGCAGCAAGACAAGTGGACTGGTTGCTTCCCTGTCAAGTGGCACATTGTCAAGGATATTCCCAACAACTTGTTAAAGCATATCATTCTCGAGTATAATGAAAACAAACCAGTGACAAACAGCAGAGATACACAGGAG GTCAAGCTCGAGCAAGGCCTTCAGGTGTTGAAGATTTTCAAGGATCATGTCTCCAAAACATCCATCCTGGATGACTTCAGCTTTTATGATAACCGTGAGAAGATAATGCAAGAGAGGAAATCACAGCGGCAGCAACAACTGAAGAAG ATCACGAGTCCGAAGCTGCTGCCTACTGTTGACAACACTGAAAATGATTCCGGCAATGCGCAGGAATCGCAGAAGCCTGAAGTTACCGGAGAGAACAAATCTgtggtggaagacaatgtggaggcGGCTGCCGTGAGTGGCGTTGCCCCGAAAGATGCTAACCCCACAGCCGCAAGCTTGGCTGTCGCGAATGGCTGCTGA